In one window of Aceticella autotrophica DNA:
- a CDS encoding ASKHA domain-containing protein, with translation MYYKDYPVNIEKKLVLKYLGYKNDKIPEEIMDKVDKAINDAYKFIKPKIVYDRYNVFYDEKDNKLILPNGDGFSEDYIVNHLKNAEYLVFAVITLGSSIEEKISQYFSSGDIMKGMIYDAISNSALDYLSRSLWKDLAEEAESQGKGITQSFCPGDSRWNIKDQEKIFNLLDVKSIGVSLNDDFMMKPLKSLSIVYGVGKNIKTSLADHDCSQCDLKNCSYRHTSKKFFKVNVSFGKVKKIITAEMGENLFELLIKNGIEVYNLCGGHHKCGKCKVKVDTEQFISEEEEKFLSDDDKKENMRLSCFITVDKNLNVVVPYNDKTAVILTDDNELPVVSFRPRIEKKHLNLDKPSLNDQRDDHKRILDAIGINATISADLLKKLPDIMEKTNYNIACTVRGDEIVSVGDINDKEELYGIAIDIGTTTIALYLYNISTGKKVDVYSALNHEKVFGADVISRINYTITKEDGLNKINKIMIDEINDLIDDVCKKNKIHRNSIYEITAVGNTTMIHFLLNVSCKNIANSPFIPVFTSKMQFKAHDLGININPEGYIVTLPMVASYIGSDTVAAILSSRMYLKKEINLLLDIGTNSEIVLGNKDGLFACSAAAGPAFEGAGITCGMGGIAGAIEHVDFTNIPVYATIGNVEPQGLCGSGIVDLIAGFVKYGIIDMTGRLLSNEEVSEYTDKGIADRIIEYKGERVFLLDKKNDIYVTQKDIRQVQLAKGAILAGIRILMREMGINTEDIANVYFAGGFGNYINVESAAEIGLIPYELKDKVVQIGNAAGKGAILALLSDEELSTASKIKDNIKYIELSSITSFQEEFMEGMYFKRCNF, from the coding sequence ATGTATTATAAAGATTATCCTGTAAATATCGAGAAAAAATTGGTTTTAAAATATTTAGGATATAAAAATGATAAGATACCAGAAGAAATTATGGATAAAGTTGACAAAGCAATTAATGATGCATATAAGTTTATAAAGCCTAAAATAGTTTATGACAGATATAATGTTTTCTATGATGAAAAAGATAATAAATTAATATTGCCGAATGGAGATGGTTTTTCAGAGGATTATATTGTAAATCATTTAAAAAATGCTGAGTACTTAGTATTTGCTGTTATTACACTTGGCAGTTCTATAGAAGAAAAAATATCCCAGTATTTTTCATCTGGCGATATAATGAAGGGTATGATTTACGATGCCATCAGTAATTCTGCATTGGATTATTTAAGCAGAAGCTTATGGAAAGATTTGGCGGAAGAAGCGGAATCTCAAGGTAAGGGTATAACCCAGAGTTTTTGCCCCGGTGACAGCAGGTGGAATATAAAAGATCAGGAAAAAATATTTAACCTTCTTGATGTTAAATCTATAGGAGTAAGCTTAAATGATGACTTTATGATGAAACCTCTTAAATCTCTCTCTATTGTTTATGGAGTAGGTAAAAATATTAAAACATCTCTTGCTGACCATGATTGCAGTCAATGTGATTTAAAAAACTGCAGCTATCGACATACCTCTAAAAAATTTTTCAAAGTCAATGTCAGCTTTGGCAAGGTTAAAAAAATAATTACGGCAGAAATGGGAGAAAACCTTTTTGAACTTCTTATAAAAAACGGTATAGAAGTTTATAACCTTTGCGGCGGACACCATAAATGCGGCAAATGTAAAGTAAAGGTAGATACGGAACAATTTATCAGCGAAGAAGAAGAAAAATTTCTTTCAGATGATGATAAGAAAGAAAACATGAGGCTTTCTTGTTTTATAACAGTTGACAAGAACTTAAATGTAGTTGTACCTTATAATGATAAAACTGCTGTAATACTGACAGATGACAATGAACTTCCTGTTGTATCATTTAGACCTCGCATAGAAAAAAAGCATTTAAATCTGGATAAACCTTCATTAAATGACCAGAGAGATGACCATAAGAGAATATTAGATGCAATAGGAATAAATGCAACAATATCAGCCGATCTTTTAAAAAAGCTGCCTGATATTATGGAAAAAACAAATTATAATATAGCTTGTACTGTACGTGGTGATGAAATAGTATCTGTTGGTGATATCAATGATAAAGAAGAATTATATGGAATTGCAATAGATATAGGAACAACGACAATTGCGCTGTATTTATACAATATAAGCACAGGTAAAAAGGTGGATGTATATTCCGCATTGAATCATGAGAAAGTATTTGGAGCAGATGTAATATCAAGAATAAATTATACAATTACGAAAGAAGATGGATTAAACAAAATAAATAAAATAATGATTGATGAGATAAATGATTTAATTGATGATGTATGCAAAAAAAACAAAATACATCGCAATAGCATATATGAAATAACTGCTGTAGGGAATACAACGATGATACATTTTCTTCTTAATGTTTCCTGTAAAAACATTGCAAATTCCCCTTTTATACCTGTATTTACATCAAAAATGCAGTTTAAGGCACATGACCTTGGTATAAATATAAATCCTGAAGGTTATATTGTTACACTGCCAATGGTAGCATCCTATATAGGGTCTGATACGGTTGCAGCAATACTGTCAAGCCGAATGTATTTAAAAAAAGAAATAAACCTTCTTCTTGACATAGGTACAAATAGTGAAATAGTCCTTGGGAATAAGGATGGGCTTTTTGCATGTTCCGCTGCGGCAGGTCCGGCTTTTGAAGGTGCGGGCATAACCTGTGGCATGGGTGGCATAGCCGGTGCAATAGAACATGTAGATTTTACGAATATACCTGTATATGCAACAATTGGAAATGTAGAACCACAAGGCTTATGTGGATCGGGAATAGTTGACCTTATAGCAGGTTTTGTAAAATACGGCATTATTGACATGACAGGAAGGTTATTATCAAATGAAGAGGTATCTGAATATACTGACAAAGGTATAGCAGACAGAATAATAGAATACAAAGGTGAGAGGGTATTTTTGCTTGACAAGAAAAATGATATATATGTAACACAGAAGGATATAAGGCAGGTACAGCTGGCAAAAGGGGCTATACTTGCCGGTATAAGGATTTTGATGAGAGAAATGGGGATAAATACAGAGGATATCGCAAATGTATATTTTGCAGGAGGTTTTGGCAATTATATAAATGTTGAAAGTGCTGCAGAAATAGGGCTTATTCCTTATGAGTTAAAGGATAAGGTTGTACAAATAGGTAATGCGGCAGGAAAAGGGGCTATTTTAGCATTATTGTCAGATGAAGAACTATCTACAGCATCAAAGATAAAAGACAATATAAAATATATTGAACTTTCAAGTATTACATCATTTCAGGAAGAATTTATGGAGGGTATGTATTTTAAGAGATGCAATTTTTGA
- the crcB gene encoding fluoride efflux transporter CrcB: MLQNVFYVGIGGFLGASLRYIISLQLSKWFNSNIPIGTLTVNVIGGLLIGLIMEISLTTDLIPSNLRLFLTTGILGGLTTFSTFSYETIGLFYEGSYLFACVNICLNLFLSLFGVILGRLLCKIIF, from the coding sequence ATGCTGCAAAATGTTTTTTATGTCGGGATTGGAGGTTTTTTGGGAGCTTCACTCCGTTACATAATTTCTCTGCAATTGTCAAAATGGTTTAATTCCAATATTCCAATCGGAACACTGACAGTAAATGTAATTGGTGGACTTCTGATAGGTTTAATCATGGAAATCAGTTTAACAACAGACCTGATACCTTCAAACTTGAGACTTTTTCTTACGACAGGTATTCTTGGCGGGTTAACAACCTTTTCAACGTTCAGCTATGAAACGATCGGCTTATTTTATGAAGGAAGTTATTTATTTGCATGTGTTAATATCTGTCTTAATTTATTTTTAAGTCTTTTTGGGGTTATTCTGGGCAGATTATTGTGTAAGATTATTTTTTAG
- a CDS encoding DUF190 domain-containing protein encodes MEGGKGKLLKIFIGESDRYKGEALYHAIIKKIKEQGLAGATTLRGIEGFGAHSKFRSSLIEVLSSDLPIIIEVVDQEEKIKELIKVISPMVTKGLIVMMNDIDIIKYVK; translated from the coding sequence ATGGAAGGCGGAAAAGGTAAACTTTTAAAGATATTTATAGGAGAATCGGATCGTTATAAAGGGGAGGCTTTATATCATGCAATAATTAAAAAAATCAAAGAGCAGGGGCTTGCCGGGGCAACAACATTAAGGGGCATAGAAGGTTTTGGAGCACATAGCAAATTTCGCTCCTCTTTGATTGAAGTGCTGTCAAGTGACCTTCCTATTATAATTGAGGTTGTAGACCAAGAGGAAAAAATAAAAGAACTTATTAAGGTAATCTCTCCAATGGTAACTAAAGGCTTGATTGTTATGATGAATGATATAGATATTATTAAATATGTAAAATAA
- a CDS encoding tRNA (cytidine(34)-2'-O)-methyltransferase, with product MPLNIVLVEPEIPQNTGNIARTCVLTGSRLHLVKPLGFSLSEKYVKRAGLDYWTYLDLKVYENLNMFISETHGCKYYIVTTKGRKFYHEVTYEDDSYIIFGKESAGLPLWFREKYNDDCVRIPMNKVKAERSLNLSNSVAIVIYEALKQLDFPDMY from the coding sequence TTGCCTTTAAATATAGTACTGGTTGAACCTGAGATACCGCAAAATACCGGGAATATTGCCCGAACCTGTGTTTTAACCGGAAGCAGGCTTCACCTTGTGAAACCGCTTGGTTTTTCATTGAGTGAAAAATATGTTAAAAGAGCCGGTCTTGACTATTGGACATATCTTGATTTAAAAGTATATGAAAATTTAAATATGTTTATATCTGAAACCCATGGGTGCAAATATTATATTGTTACTACTAAGGGCAGAAAATTTTATCATGAAGTGACTTACGAAGATGATTCATATATAATATTTGGCAAGGAATCAGCCGGTCTTCCATTATGGTTTAGAGAAAAATATAATGATGATTGCGTAAGAATACCTATGAATAAGGTAAAAGCAGAGAGGTCATTAAATTTGTCCAATTCTGTAGCAATAGTAATTTATGAAGCATTAAAACAGCTTGATTTTCCTGATATGTATTGA
- the aroF gene encoding 3-deoxy-7-phosphoheptulonate synthase, with amino-acid sequence MVIIMKNDATKADIEKVCEYVKKYNLTPNVVNGSERSIIGIIGDVSILEDKPVNTMQGVYDVVRISSPYKLVSRAAKPCNTVIKVKDLEIGGENFTIMAGPCAVESYDQMLETAKNIKKSGAKVLRGGAYKPRTSPYSFQGLEEEGLKILKKVGDETGLITITEIIDSSHIEKLSRYVDILQVGSRNMQNFELLKNIGKSKMPVLLKRGLSSTIEEWLNAAEYILKEGNPNVILCERGIRTFETYTRNTLDLNAVAAVKNLSHLPIIVDPSHGTGRRDLIGPMSRAATAVGADGVMIEVHPNPEMALSDGAQSLRPDEFDKVCKEIKKILLIMKEV; translated from the coding sequence ATGGTTATCATAATGAAAAATGATGCTACAAAAGCTGATATTGAAAAAGTATGTGAATATGTCAAAAAATACAACCTTACCCCAAATGTAGTTAATGGAAGTGAGCGCTCAATAATTGGCATTATTGGTGATGTAAGTATATTGGAGGATAAACCTGTAAACACCATGCAGGGTGTATATGATGTTGTAAGGATTTCATCCCCTTATAAACTTGTAAGCCGTGCAGCAAAACCTTGTAATACTGTAATTAAGGTAAAAGATTTAGAAATAGGTGGAGAAAATTTTACTATTATGGCAGGTCCCTGTGCCGTTGAAAGTTATGACCAAATGCTTGAAACCGCAAAAAACATCAAAAAATCCGGTGCAAAAGTGCTGAGGGGTGGTGCATATAAACCAAGAACATCACCATATTCCTTCCAAGGACTTGAAGAAGAAGGGCTCAAAATACTAAAAAAAGTTGGAGATGAAACCGGATTAATAACTATTACTGAAATTATAGACAGCTCACACATAGAGAAACTTTCAAGGTATGTAGATATACTTCAAGTTGGTTCAAGAAATATGCAGAATTTTGAATTATTAAAGAACATTGGGAAATCAAAAATGCCGGTTCTTTTAAAAAGAGGGCTGTCATCAACTATAGAAGAGTGGTTAAATGCTGCCGAATATATACTAAAGGAGGGAAACCCTAATGTAATATTATGCGAAAGAGGTATAAGAACCTTTGAGACATATACGAGAAATACCCTTGATTTAAATGCTGTTGCGGCAGTAAAAAATCTTTCACATCTTCCTATCATAGTAGACCCAAGCCATGGCACAGGGAGGCGGGACTTAATAGGACCTATGTCAAGGGCTGCAACAGCAGTCGGAGCCGATGGAGTAATGATAGAGGTACACCCAAACCCTGAAATGGCTTTATCCGATGGTGCACAATCATTAAGACCTGATGAATTTGATAAGGTATGTAAGGAAATAAAGAAAATCTTGCTTATAATGAAAGAAGTTTAA
- a CDS encoding fumarylacetoacetate hydrolase family protein — protein MRFVMIDKTNKEYGVISGNDIIVMDGVSFKVYSLVDVKLLPPTIPTKAVCVGLNYGDHIEEMKDKRPEEPTLFMKPATSVIGPDDYIIKPEMSQRMDYEGELAVVIKDITKNVSESDALNHVLGYTIGNDVTARDLQEKDGQWTRAKSFDTFLPLGPWIETELDPSNLDITTYVNGEVKQKSNTKNLIFSVPKLISFVSHIMTLNPGDVILTGTPSGVGPLQAGDIVTVEIEGIGKLTNKVK, from the coding sequence ATGAGATTTGTTATGATTGATAAAACGAATAAAGAGTATGGTGTAATAAGCGGTAATGATATTATAGTTATGGATGGCGTGAGCTTTAAGGTATATTCACTTGTTGATGTTAAGCTTTTGCCGCCTACAATACCAACAAAAGCTGTATGTGTAGGACTTAATTACGGTGACCATATTGAAGAAATGAAGGATAAACGACCTGAAGAACCTACATTGTTTATGAAACCTGCAACGTCGGTTATTGGACCTGATGATTACATAATAAAACCTGAGATGTCTCAAAGGATGGATTATGAAGGGGAACTTGCTGTTGTAATAAAAGACATTACCAAAAATGTTTCAGAAAGTGATGCATTAAATCATGTGCTGGGATATACAATAGGGAATGATGTAACCGCAAGGGACTTGCAGGAAAAAGACGGGCAGTGGACAAGGGCAAAATCCTTTGATACATTTTTGCCGCTTGGACCATGGATTGAAACCGAACTTGACCCATCAAACCTTGATATTACTACATATGTAAATGGTGAAGTCAAGCAGAAGAGCAACACAAAAAACCTGATATTCAGTGTACCAAAGCTAATAAGCTTTGTATCGCATATTATGACATTGAATCCCGGTGATGTTATACTTACCGGAACCCCCTCAGGTGTTGGACCATTACAAGCAGGTGACATTGTAACAGTTGAAATAGAAGGGATAGGTAAACTTACAAATAAAGTAAAGTAA